The genomic interval AATCACAACTAAACAGCTACTGATCATGTACTTCATGAAATGTGAGAATAAGCAGTGCCAGTTTTTCTACTGCTGTCAGCAGAAGAAGCACTGAGCACATGCGCAGATGTAAAGAGAGGGTGGCGAAGTTGAAATTTCCTGTATTTTATCACATGATTTTTCTAACTGATGCCAAGCTGAGAACACACAGTTAGTCAGATTTAAACCAAAGATATGATccaaagaaagaggaagagctTCTACTGGGGCCATATTGATAGTAACAACACAGAGTCAAAGGACAGTTAGTGCAGAAAAAGGTTTTAATTTCAAGaatattttaatgtacagttaAGCTGAATTAACTGCTTGATCAACAGCATGCAGTGGGTTAGCACAACAGTAACTAGAGTGTACACAAATTTGCCGTCCCTGTTACATTAAAGATGCTCTTTGTTTGTCATCACACAAAGTCAATAACAATTTGCATAGAAGCTGGCCACACCTGTTTGGATGCAAACCGGATAACAACCTCAtagtcagaaaaaaagaaagtgataaACCATTATCAGTAGCTGTGAGACTACAAAGACTCTCCGTACAGACCTTCTCTCCATAGTGCAGCACATCACTAGCAGTCTAGATAGCGACTAGATAAAAAAgaagataaaacaaaacaatattacaCTGTTTTTGTATTAGACTCAATATTCAAGGGCTGTTTCAATATATTAATATCTACTTGCATTACCTATGCACTCACATAAACTGTGAATAACTGAGGTTGTTTGCTTAGCTCATAATTTGGATTTGTATCAAACTTGTATTTGGTACACACCATTCTCAGAGTCTCCTACACTGaagtaaaaaaatgcaaaatgagtGGATGGACAAAAGCTACTTTAGTTTCCTGGCTGCTGCAAGTCCAGCATGTACTTGACGACCATTACTTTGGTGATGCTAGAGCACAGCTCTGGGCGGGCAAATTCTCTGACCTTCTCGTAGCCCATATGCTCATAGAGCTTCTGAGCATTGATTTGGATACTCGAGGTGTACAATACCACAGCTGGACAACCCTGCTCTCGGGCAAAGTCTGCAACAGTGCGGCACAGGGCTTTGCCGATGCCCTGGCCCCTGTGGCTGTGCTTCACAGATACCCGCCGGAGCTCTACACAGCCTTCGTTCTGCTTTGCAGGGCAGCATGCCACTGTGCCCACCACCTGACCCTGGCTCTCAGCTACCCAGAAGCAGGAGTTGGGCTTCTCCAGGTAGGACTGATGGATGTTGCTGAAGTCACCGTGCATGCTGTTCTGGATGTAGCTGTAGATCATATAGCAGATTCCCTGACGGCCTGCAGCCAGGAGGAGAGTAACTCCCAGCATGGCCAGCAGGAGAGACCTGGAGATGGCCAGCAGAACGCAGAACACAGACACCAGCAACATCTGGATGTGTGGCTGCTTCAGTATGTGCAGGAAGAAGTACGGGATCTGTTCATGCATACCAAGACTGAAGATGTCCTTCACGACCAGATTGTCCTCATCCACATAGCGCCGAATCTTTACTTCAGCCATGGCCTTCAAACCAAACATGCATAGCATCACCAGTTACACTCTGACTAtacaaaaaactggaaaaagacTGACTTGGATTAAgataaaatggttaaacaagAGATTATTTGCCAACTCATCCTGGTCTCTACAAAGACCAGCTTCTAGTAAAGATGTAAcaattcatttgttttcattatgCATCAATTAGAattcctcccagtacaactctACCatcttaaaaaatgaataaattgtttGCATGGGTCAAAATCAATCAACAATGTTTTAACAATGTAACCTTTTTAAACAAATCCTTTTCCCATACAACAACTGGCTCTATGTAAAACACTCATCAACATGTGGCACACTAGTGGCTCAGGTGCTTTTCACAAAATAACGTTGGATGCAAATGATGGAAGAAAAGCCCAGTGAGAAATTTACAAACTACTGCCAATCATTGCTTACCACAAACAGACCAAGCCACATCTATGTATTTTGGCTTTCATTTCCAGACTTTCGAAAAAGCCAGCGCTCCATTTGTGGACACTGTCATGTTATTAGTGAATAGTCACATTGCTTTATAACAGACCTACAGGCTTTGACTTcagaatgaaagaaatgagTTTCTACTTCATAATTAACAAATCGTGTACTGACAAggaatttattcattattagaCTATAAAGTCACAGTCTACATATGTTCACATGTTAATTAATGATGAACAAATCAGAAACTCAGATGTTATCCACTATTAGTGAATACATTATTTGAGTATATAAAAGATTTCtaaaaatatcaatataaaTCTGGGCTGTCAAGGCAACATGTCTTTTGAGAACCCTAATCAAaggaattattttaaaatgtgggccacaacctcaataaacactcatatataccagaatatgagatattagtccataaacaacctcaacaAAGACTCCTATAAACTAAAATATGAGATATCAGTTCATAAACAACCACAATAAACTTATACACACTAGgggatattagtccataaacagcATCAGTAAACACTTCTATATGTTAGGTGATATTAGTCCACAATCACCCCCATGAAACACCCCCACAAactaggagatattagtccataaaaaacctcaataaacactctttTTTGCTAAAACAGGAGTTAACCATCCataaacaaccacaacaacactAGGGGATGTTGGTCGCCCGTAAACAACCAAAATAAACACTACTACACACTAGAATAGGAggtattagtccataaacaaacTCAATAAACACTTCTACCCATCCTGGCTTGACCTATCAATTTGTGCCAGAAGATCCAGCCACCAATGTGGATGTTGGTTATGTGCTTATCagtttttaaagcaatttttttaagtttaaagcagtttttgaaagcaaacataacacaaaaaacaaactctGCAAACAAAGCATGAAGCAAATAATGACAGTTAAAGGCAAACTACAATATGAGACCTACTTACACCAAAGACGAGAACAGAAAAGCCTGGGAAAGGAGAgctaacaaaacacacacatttgaaaGCAATAATAAGGTGGAGCGACATGGGAGGAGACAGGAGAGGGTGGAGCCAGAAACACAGTGTGACATCTTTAGACCAGGGACggcaaataaaaatgatttaacagTCCACTGTAAACCATGATTAGGAATACATTTATATGTGTCTTACAAAGTAATGTTAATACATTAATTAAACAAATACCTCTAAATACTTCATTAGTTCATGAGAAATAAGTTGAAATATTTCATTAGTTCATGAGAAATAAGTTGAAATACTTCATTATTTCATGATTAGTCAATTATGAAGTAACAGCTCATAGATGTCTTATAAACTATAGTTGTTAAAAAGTCTTACCTGGAAATCTGCTGTGAGCCTAAAGCAGTAATAACATTTCTACTACTGTCAGCAGAAGAAGCACTAAGCAGACAGTGAAAGATGGATTCAACAACTTGAGATTTCCTGAATTTTATCACTTGATCTTTCTCACACCTCAAACTGCCTACGCAAAGTTGGTCAGCCTAAAAACCGAAAACATGGTCAAATGATAGAGCTTCCACTGAGGACAAATCTATTGTAACAACACAGTCAAAATATAGTCAATGCAAAAGAGATTTTAATTAGTTTCAGACACAGACAACCAAGAGTGCAATAATTACATAACATGTAGCACAGAGGTTTGCTATCACTGTTACTGGGGACATAATTTGTTTAGAATTATATACATGAAATGGATAATTACACTTTGCATAGAAGCTTCATACCCAGtgacagaaagataaagagaaaatgtcAAACAATGTTAGGCTGCTTATGTATTAGAATCAAGCTTTTAAAGGctgttttaaatggttaaaatcaAACTGCACACTCAGCCAAGCGGCGAATGACTAACCTTAATTTCATGCCTCACAATCTGAACTtgtgtcatatatatattttcattctTCAGTAAACTGctaaaaatattacagttgACTGTCTCCATACTCATAAAGTCCACTTTGCACAATACAATGCTGTAAACCAGCGTGAAATGAGTGAACAGAGCAAAGCTTCTTTAGAAAACTTTCAGCGTCCTCGCTGCATGTACTTCATTACCATGATTTTGGTGATCCTAGAGAAGAGCACTGTAGAAGCAAACGCTCTGACCTTCTTGTAGCCCATACACTCATAGAGCTTCTGAGCATCAATCTGGACGCTCGAGGTGTACAGTACCACAGCTGGACAACCCTGATCTTGGGTAAAGTCTACAACGATACAGCACAGGGCTTTGGCGATGCCCTGGCCCCTGTGGGACGGCTTCACCGaccaaacacacagcactgctctGTGACCCCAGACGACAGAATCGGACAAAGCGATAATGTTGCTGACCAGCCCATTAACCCCTCTAATCCAAGTGAGCGAGCAAAAAACACGACAAACTGGGAAGTCTCAAAAATCTGTTTCTAGCTACTACttcaacatgtaaacacaaaacCCAAAGGGATTACGCCCtttcataaataaacaaaaaaaatcaattaataacaaaatttttttttttaaagattacagtttttgatagtattgcTTAAATGTGgtaattatggctgttttttgtttgttcccaCTGATCAAACCGAAACAACGAAGCATCAGGACATGACATCAATAATGAAATATCGTGTATACATATATGAAACGTCATCATACATAACCAAACGTCT from Pygocentrus nattereri isolate fPygNat1 chromosome 5, fPygNat1.pri, whole genome shotgun sequence carries:
- the LOC108421788 gene encoding probable N-acetyltransferase CML1; amino-acid sequence: MSHSSTSTAADSPAMAEVKIRRYVDEDNLVVKDIFSLGMHEQIPYFFLHILKQPHIQMLLVSVFCVLLAISRSLLLAMLGVTLLLAAGRQGICYMIYSYIQNSMHGDFSNIHQSYLEKPNSCFWVAESQGQVVGTVACCPAKQNEGCVELRRVSVKHSHRGQGIGKALCRTVADFAREQGCPAVVLYTSSIQINAQKLYEHMGYEKVREFARPELCSSITKVMVVKYMLDLQQPGN